Genomic DNA from Chitinispirillales bacterium ANBcel5:
ATAGACATCTTCCAAATTCTGTCCCCATGCATTTTCGAGCTCAACCCCGGTCATCTTTATGGCTGCATCATTAAGCAGCATTACCTTGCCCTCTTTGTTGGTCGCAATGACACCATCGTGAATAGAGCTTAAGGTCACCGAAAGTCGCTCCTGTTCTGCTTTGAGATGTCGTTCGGCTCTCTGTTTATCCTCTATTTCGCAAATGAGCATTTTGTTTGACTCGGTGAGTTCTGTGGTGCGTTCTTCAACTTTCTCTTCAAGCTCCTCCTGTGCTTTGAGAAGTGAGCGACGTACGATTTCGATTTCAGTGATATCACGGATTATAAATACTGTACCAACAATGTTGCCATCTTTAGCATAAATAGTGGACCAGGAGAGCAGAGCAGGAAATTTTTCCCCATCATTTCGCAACAGGTGTAATTTTTTATCAGAACATTTTTTATTAGGTATTTCAGAGACGGACGAATAATCGCTTAGAAAATCAAGAACACAGCCGCAGTGTTTGTTGATTAAATCTGATCTATCCCGTTTTAGCGTTTGAAGCAGCATGGGGTTAATAACTTCAATCTCAAGTTTTGAATTAACTACCAATATTCCTTCAGACATGGTTTCTACGATAGTGGATGCCGCTAGCCCTGTGCTTACATTAAAAAGGTCACGCCTGTTAACGGCAAATCCTATCACCAAAGCGATGAAGGCAAAGGATATATTCACTAATTCCGGAATTTTGACTGAAAATCCCAAAAACATAAATTCACTTAGTATCCCTGTAATGACGGGAAAAGATATTGCCCAGAAGATTAGTTTGGTATTTTTGTTTTCACAGGTATCCTGACAGTGTTTGTAAAACCGAAGCAGAAGAATAAGGCACACAGTGGCGACTGTAGCAGATATGTAGAATAAAAAGTTGTACCCTAACCGCTCTGGGTTACTGCTCCATCCCCAAAACTCTTTGGTTGGAATGGTGTTATAGGTGTTATAACTAAGCACCGATAAAAAGATAGTGGGCAGGTAGATGAAAGCAAAAAGGAAAAAACGGTTTTTTGAAAGTCTGCTACGGGTGAAAACTACTACGAAATGGAGAAGAAGAGCTAAAGAGAAGGGCCATAGGCTTTTTAATGATAACCACATCCGCGCTCGTTCGGCAGTTTCTGCCTGTCGTACTAAAAATTCCAAAAATGCCCAATACGAAAATGAGATGCAAAGCGCTGAAAATACCTTGTTTTGAGTACTCGAACTGTTCTTAAAAAATATAAAAACAGCTACGCTAACACAGATAAGTGCTGAAAAGAGTGAAAGGAGTGCATAAAATGTTAGCATAGTCGAAATTCTTCTGATAACCTCATTAAAGGATGATGGGTATAAATTAAATAAACTGTTTGTGATTGATACTTTTGCTCTAATGGTAACATTCATAAAGCAGGAAATCAATAAATTTTTATACCATAGTTGTAATAAAGGGAAAATGGGATAGTTAAGCTCTTTTATCCTTTCTGGCCCTGAGTTATATTTTTGGGAATACCCGGTTTTTTTGTGGGGGGAAATTGGATTATTAATTGACTGGGATTTCAATGGATCTTTCAAAAGTACTTATTATCATACCTACATATAATGAGCGCGAGAACATTGTGCTCATTATACCCGAAATAAAAAAAATCCTGCCGCAGGTACACATACTGGTGGTGGATGATTCTTCGCCGGACGGAACAGCACAATGTGTAGAGCAGATGGCACGAGGGATTGATGGTGTTCATCTTTTTGTGCGACCCACAAAGGATGGCCTGGGCAAAGCATATATAAGTGGTTTCAAATGGGCGCTTGAGCGGGAGTATGAGTTTATATTTGAAATGGATGCTGATTTTTCACACAGCCCCGAGTACTTGCCTGCATTTCTTGAAGCCGCCAGGGAAAATGATCTTGTTTTGGGATCCAGATATATTTGTGGGGTAAATGTCGTTAACTGGCCGATGTCCCGGCTTTTACTTAGCTATTTTGCTAATCGCTTTGCACGGTTCATTACCGGTATCCCCGTAAAGGACTGCACCGGTGGGTTTAAATGTTTCAGGCGCTCATTGTTACAGTCACTAAAACTCGACTCAATAGCTTCTTCAGGATACTCTTTTCAGATTGAGTTAAACTATTTTGCGTGGAAAGGTGGCTTTAGGCTTAAAGAGATACCTATCGTATTTTCCGATCGACAGAGAGGGGTATCTAAGATGTCTACGAAAATTATCCGGGAAGCACTCGTTCTAATCTGGAGGCTGAGAATATCCTCCTTTTTTAAAAAGAAAGCAGTAAATGGTAGAAGCTAATAATTCTCAAGTGTTATTATCTGTAGTTATAGTTAATTACAAGGTTCCCTATTGTTTGCGTGAAGCTCTGAACTCAGTTAAAGAAGCCAAATTATACAATAAATGTGAAATTATAGTAATAGATAATGCTTCAGAAGATAATTCAAAATCAATTATCACTTCTGAATTCCCTGAAGTCCAATGGATACAGCTAAAGAGTAACATCGGGTTTGGAAAAGCTTGTAATTTAGGGGCACGAAGAGCCAGAGGGAAATACCTGTTACTCCTTAACCCCGATACGGTAATTTCTGAAACCACACTTACTGCCTGTGTCGATTTTATGAATAATAATCCGGATGCAGGGATGCTTGGTCCCAAGATATTAAACCCTGATGGGACTATGCAGGCAAGCTGCCGGCGCTCTTTCCCCACTCCATCGGCTGCGCTCTTTTATTTTTCAGGGCTTAGCCGTTTTTTCCCTAAGAGTAAAAGGTTTGGAAAGTACAATCTGACCTATATGGATGAAAACAAAACGGCTGAAGTTGATGCTATATCCGGTTCATTTATGTTTATGCCTCTTTCTGTTTTCCAGGAGGTGGGAGGATTCGATGAGCGTTTTTTCATGTATGGAGAGGACATAGATCTATGTTGGCGAATCCGAAAAACGGGTAAAGCGGTATGGTATAATCCACAAATCCAGATTATTCACCTGAAGGGTAAAAGTTCCTCTAAACGGCAGTTAAGGTCTCGTATCGCATTTTACGAGGCTATGATTATCTTCAGCAGAAAATATAAAGCACATCGGGGAGGTTTTTTTCCCGGATGGCTGATATTTTTGGGGATTATTATACAGGCATCGATAAATATTGGCTCGATTCTGATACGTACAGCTCTGGCCGGACTTATCGATTTATTGATAATCAATGGCACCTTGTGGGCGGGGATTTCACTGCGCTTTCATCTTACAAACGAAACCACTCCCTACAATGATCAGTTACTTATAATGCTTGTAACGCATGTTCTAATAAGCGCTGTGTTTCTATTTATGTTTATCTATAATGGAGTCTATTCTCAGCGCCAATATTCCAGGCTAAATGCATTGCTCTCCGGTGTCCTTTCATCCACTGTGTCTATTGCTGCTGTTTTAAGTGTTAGGGTCGCGGCGTTTACCAGAATTGGCTACAGTCTCTCTTTGGCTGCAGTGACACTTTTGCTTCTGGGCTGGAGGGAAATGCTGCCCAAATTAACACATCTCAGGCCCTTTATTTTTGCTCCTTCAAAGGTTTTGATCGTTGGTAACTGTCCCCTTGTTTCAAAACTAATAAAGGAAATTGAAGATCAGAGGGCACACTCAATAAAAGGAATCGTTCGCTGCCCTGATGAGAATTCTCCAGTAGCAGTTGAAGGCTATCCGGTGTTAGGTGAAATTAGCGACCTTAAAAACATATTAACCAAAAACCAAATTGATATTCTCATTGTTGCCACAGAAAAACCCTGGTACTCAAACATAATAGAGGCTATGTCCCGGCTTGGCAAAAGGGCTCCGGAGGTACGGTGGGTTCCTCAGAAGTTTGTGGAGGAAAAATCAAAAGATCTTCCCGAAACGGTTCCACTTCACATCGTCTCTTGAAACGAACGCTTAGAGGTTTTAGACAATTGGTATATCAATTCTAATCAGGATTCAGTAGCGTATGACTATGAACATTGCCGAACAACTTATCAATGAATTTACCCTCAAACCCTTTCAGGTGCAGAATACTCTTGAGCTTTTTAATGAAGGCGCAACTGTACCATTTATTGCCCGTTACCGTAAGGAACGTACTGGTTCACTTGATGAAATACAGATACGTGATCTTCAACACCGGTACAACTATTATAAAGAACTGGATGAGCGCAGAGAAGTTATACTCGAAAGTATTAAAAGTCAGGAAAAGCTTACTCCAGAACTGGAAGCAAAAATACAAAAGACTCTGAGTAAAACAGAGCTTGAAGATCTCTATCTTCCCTATAAACCTAAACGAACCACACGCGCCACCAAAGCCAGGGATGCGGGGCTTGAACCACTTGCAGAGTGGATACTTGAACTTACTTGCCCTCACTGTGATGCCATGGTTAAGGCTGAGGAGTTCATAAATGAGGAAAAAGGAATTGATACTGCGCAAAAAGCGGTAAAGGGTGCCTGTGATATCCTGGCTGAAGTACTCTCCGATAATGCTGATGTACGAAAATGGATGCGTGAGCTGGCTGCTGATCAGGGTGTTATAATAAGTAAGGTAAAAAAGGAGTTTGAGGAGCAAAAGACCAAGTTTGAAATGTATTACGATTTTAAGGAGAAAGTAAGCTCTCTTCCTTCACACAGAATACTTGCTATGCTACGGGGAGAACGGGAAAAGGTTTTACGTTTGTCCCTTGAAATACCACAGGAAACCGCCGTTCAATACCTTAACAGTAAACTCATTGAAAACCCCGAAAGCGCAACGGTTGATTTGCTTCAGAAAGTGGTACTCGATAGCTACGACCGACTTCTTCTCCCTGCTACAGAAACTGAAATACGAAAAGAGATCAGGGATAGGGCAGAAGCAGAAGCGTTTAAAGTGTTTGGTGATAATCTTGAAGCACTGCTTTTATCGCCACCGGCCGGAAGAAAACCGGTAATAGGTATCGATCCCGGGTTTAGAACAGGGTGTAAAGTGGCGGTTGTAGATGATACGGGCAAGTTTATCGAAAATCATACAATCTATCCCAATGAACCTCAAAAGGAAACTGAAAAATCAGCAGCAGTTATTGCCAAACTTATTCAGACGTATAATATAGAGCTTATAGCCATTGGTAACGGTACAGCAAGCAGAGAAACTGATCAGTTTGTTCGGTCGGTGATTAAAGATATGCCAACCAAACCTGCCAGTGTGATAGTAAACGAAGCTGGAGCAAGTGTGTACAGCGCCTCAGATGTGGCCATAAAGGAGTTCCCGGAACTCGATCTTACTGTCAGAGGAGCGATTTCCATCGCACGCCGGCTTCAGGACCCTCTTTCGGAGCTGGTCAAAATCGACCCTAAATCAATAGGAGTTGGGCAGTACCAACACGATGTAAATCAGAGTAAGCTTAAAGAGTCTCTTGATGAGGTTGTTGAGAGTTGTGTGAACAGGGTAGGAGTAGATGTAAACCTTGCTTCCGATGAACTGTTGAAATACGTTTCCGGTCTCAACAGACTGATCGCATCCAACATCGTAAAATACCGAAATGAAAAGGGCGCCTTTTCTTCACGAAAAGAACTCCTCAAGGTTCCGGGGCTGGGTGAAAAGAAGTTTCAACTTTCTGCAGGGTTTTTAAGAATCGCCGGTTCCAAAAATCCACTCGATAATTCTGCTGTGCATCCAGAGCGCTATGAACTGGTGAAACAGATGGCATCTCAACTTAATACAACCATCAATGAGCTCATTGGAAACAGCACTCTTCTAAAATCAATAAACAAAAAAGAGTTCGTTACCGAAGAAGTAGGATTACCTACCATCGATGATATTCTTTCTGAGCTGGAAAAGCCGGGTCGTGATCCTCGTCAGGAGTTTCAGTATGCACGCTTTAAGGATGAAGTGAATGAAATTAAGGATCTTGAGGAAGGGATGCTTCTTGAAGGGACGGTAACAAATGTGACTAACTTCGGGGCATTTGTGGATATTGGAGTGCATCAGGATGGACTTGTGCATATATCAGAGATGTCGAATTCTTTCGTTTCTGATCCCAAAGATGTAGTGAAGGTGGGTCAGGTGGTTAAAGTACGCGTTGCAAAGGTGGATGCAGAACTTAAAAGGATATCCCTGTCAATGAAACTGGATGGAGATACCAGGGCAGCACCGGCCAGAAATGAGAGAAAAGATGGCCCACAAAAGAAGGCGCAGCCCTCTGCCAAATCGCTTGCACAACGCTTTGGCAAAGAAAAAAAAGGGGACAAACAGCAGCTCAGGACAGTTAAGCCTAAAATCAATATAAAAAGATTGTTGCCTTAATGAATAAGAGCTTCGCAGAATTAAAGTAGGCGCGAAGCTCTGCTCCGTTTTCTTGTTACCAGGATTTTTGAACTTATAACGGATTTTCACACGGGAACACCGCGTTCTTCCCTTTTCTTGCTCAACGCTCAAAACTATTAAAACCCAAACTTCCCACTCTACCACCTAAGCAAGCCCTGAACAGGGAGATTTCCATTAGAAGCCCAGGGCAATGGCCCTGGAAAAACATCACGGTAGACCAAAGAGCCCTGAATGGGCGACCTCTATTATCGAAACTCCAGGCATTCTTTCACCCCTCCCCTAAAAAACGCTGCAAATGGCTAAGCGCTAAGCCATGAGAAACATACCCCAAACAGTGAGAAACATACCCCAAACAGTGAGAAACATACCCCAAACAGTGAGAAACATACCCCAAACAGTGAGAAACATGCCCCAAACAGTGAGAAACATGCCCCAAACAGTGAGAAACATGCCCCAAACAGTGAGAAACATGCCCCAAACAGTGAGAAACATGCCCCAAACAGTGAGAAACATGCCTCAAACAGTGAGAAACATACCTCAAACAGTGAGAAACATACCTCATTTAACTCGATTTTGAGCATGTTTCTCACTGAAAGTGGTAGGTTTCTCACTGTACATACCATGTTTCTCAAAGATACAGGCATGTTTCTCAAAGTTTATGCCGTGTTTCTCAGTGCACAGGGGGTGTTTCTCACTGTTACTGTAGTGTTTCTCACAAAATGACCCATGTTTCTCAAATTTTGGACTGTCCAGCCCTCTCTGACTATATTAATGAGACAAAGTCATGTATTAAATTAGAGGTAGCATTATTTAACAGTACTGGGGTACGATTTGACCGAGAACTGCGAAAACGAAGAAGAGTTATGATTGAGGAAGGTCCAGTTCTAAATAAGCAAGTCTTTCATTTGGGTCACTGCGTTTACATTCTCTCTGTCACAGTACTCCTTTATTCCATCGAGAACATTTTGCGGTGCCTGCGGGTCGATAAAATTTGCGGTACCAATCTGTATTGCAGAAGCTCCGGCAAGCAGATACTGAATCGCATCATCGCTATTCATTATACCACCCATACCGATAACCGGGATCGTTACAGCGTTGCTTACCTTATAGGTCATGGCTACTCCCACGGGTCTGATTGCCGGACCTGAGAGACCACCGGTTTTCATCTGAAGAACAGGTTTTTTTGTGGCAGTGTTGATAACCATTCCCAAAAGTGTATTAATACAGGAGAGAGCATCTGCTCCGGCATTCTCTGCAGCCCGAGCAATCACGGTAATATCGGTAACATTGGGAGTAAGCTTTATAATTATTGGCTTTGATGTACGTTTACGCAGCTGCGAAGTAAGACGCTCAATTTGTACCGGATCGGTGCCAAACGCAAGTCCGCCGTGTTTTACATTGGGACATGATACATTTATTTCATAACCCCAAATTCCATCAACAGCTTCGAGTCGCTCAAGGACGGTGGTGTATTCCTGCTCTGTTGAGCCTGCCACATTGACCACAATCGCACAGGGTAACCGTCTTAAAAAAGGCATCTTTTCTGAGATGAATCTATCTACCCCAACATTGGCCAGCCCGATAGAGTTGATTAATCCTGATGGGGTTTCAATAATTCTTGGTATCTCATTTCCTTCTCTGGGGGCAAGTGTGACTGCTTTAGTATAAATAGCGCCCACCCAGTTAAGGTCCAGAAGCTCTTCATATTCACTACCATAGCCAAATGTGCCTGAGGCAACTCCTACCGGGTTGGGGAGTATTTTATCACCTATTTGTATCGAAAGATCTGTAGTTATTCCCATAGTATGTCTCTGCTGTTAAAAACCGGTCCCTCTTTACACGCTCTTTGATAACCTGTTGTTGTCTTGACCACACACCCCATGCACGCCCCCACTCCACAAGCCATTACCTGTTCAACTGACACAAAGCATTGTGCTTTTTTCGTATCTGCAAGGTCGTTTAGCGCTTTAAGCATTGGGTGTGGTCCGCAGCAATAGATTGTGCTTTTTGAATCGACACTACCTTTTTCTTCCAGGTAATCGATCACTGTTCCTTTGAATCCCGCAGTTCCATCATCGGTACATACTACAGGTTGGAGCCTTTTGAAGCTTTGAGCATCCGGAACGGAGTGCGTATTTCTGCATCCAAACACAAACTCTACTGATTGGTTTTTTTGCAATAGATCAGAAACCATAAACATCACAGGCCCAAGTCCAATACCTCCGGCTACCAAAACGGCTTTTTGAGGAGGTAGTTTTGGGAAGGGATTGCCCAGGGGACCAATCAGATCAAGCGTTTCACCTTTTTCCTTAGAACAAAGAAGTTCTGTAGCGCGTCCGCGTTTCTGATAAATAATTGAGGCGCTCATTGTTTCTCCATTAAAAGCGGAGAAAGCAAAGGGGCGTCTTAGAAGCGGAACAGTGTCATGTGAAACCCTGATTGTTAAAAACTGGCCAGGTACAGGAATGCCGGCTTCATGGTCCCAGCTAAATTCCAATTCGTAGAAATCGGAAGTGATTTTTTGGTTTCTTATAACTTTTGAATTGATTTGTTTCATAGTTTGTTTTGGCTACTAATTTTTATGGTCGCTTAGAATATACTCTTTTGTGACTGGTATAAAGTTGTGTAATTGAATCTGTGACCTCTTCTGTTTGAAATCAATACTATAGAGATTGATCAGTGATTATTTTGAACCACTCAGGACGGTTATAAATATACATTTTTTCACCTTTATATTTTGGCATAATTTACCTTATTATACTTTGCCAAATACTTTCAACGAGTATAGTCCTTATTTACACAACCTGTGCTTATTCGCTTAAACAGAGGTGAAAGGCAGATGTTTCCACATATGTTTTTTAAAATAGGACTTCTGATAATTTTCCAATCGTTTCTAATGGTTAGTAAATCTTATGGTCATGTAATCCTAAATGAAATTATGAGCTCTAACTCATTTACTCTTTCAGATAGTGATGGAGATTATGAAGATTGGATTGAGATTTTAAATACTGGTCATACTACTATAAACTTAGCGGGTTTTGGCTTATCAGATTCTTATAGTGAACCGTTTAAGTGGGTTTTTCCTGCAATAGAGCTTGAGCCCAATCAGATTATTGTTCTATGGGCTTCGGGTAAAGACCGGCGAAATCCTCAAGGTCAGTTGCATACTAATTTCAGGATTGCCCGAAGCGGGGAAGAAGTAATTCTTACCGAACCGGCAGGAGAGCGAATTGATGAGCTTAAACCGGTGGAAATTCCTACTGATTGGTCTGTGGGACGTATCGAGGGTGATACTGAGAGGTGGTTTTTTTTCAAACAACCTACTCCGGGAAAACCAAACACCACAGAGGCGTATCAGGAGATTTTGGAATCACCACGGTTTTCACATACTCCGGGATTTTATGCGAGTGATTTTTTCCTGGAGCTGTCGCATCCAGACCCACAGGTCTCTATCCATTATACTCTCGATGGCTCGGTTCCCACTACAGAGTCGTCTGTGTATTCTGAGCCAATACACATACGTGACCGCAGTGAAGAGGAAAATGGAATTTCAATGATTCCTACCAATGATGTGAAAGTGGATCACTTTCAATGGACTCCACCTTTAGAAAACGTGGCAAAGGGCACTGTTATTCGTGCTAAAGCATTTAAACCAGGGTATTTATCAGATCAACCCGTTTCCGCTACCTACTTTGTGTTCCCTGAAGGAGCAAGTCGATATTCGCTTCCTGTGATATCGGTTATTACTGAACAGGAGAATTTTTTCTGTGATTCTATAGGAATCTATGTGCCTGGAAACAGCTATGTTCCAGGCGATTCATCTGTGCACAATCCTACCGGCAATTACACTTTGAGAGGGAGGGAATGGGAGCGGGAAGGAAGCATAGAATATTTTGACCCATCTACGGGTTTGGCATTGTCACAAAATGTGGGGTACCGTATTCATGGTGGTTATTCGAGGCGGTTTCAGAGTAAGAGTTTAAGAGTGTATGCAAGAAATGATTACGGTACAAATACACTCAACTATCCATTCTTCTCCGAATCACCACATGATCATTTCCGAAGGCTTATACTGAGATCCGGAGGCAACGATCAGCAACTTGGGATGATGCGGGATGCGGTAGCTCAGCTTGTCGTTAGAGATCTTAACTTTGTTACTCAAGGGTACAGGCCAACAGTAGTGTTTATCAATGGAGAGTACTGGGGGATAAAAAATATACGGGAACGGTATGACAGGCATTATCTTGAGCGTGTATATGGAGTTGACCCCGAGAATATTGATCTGCTCACACATTCCCACTACGCAAAAGAGGGTTCTGATGAACATTACTTACAAGTATACAATTTCATAAACCACAACAACATGGCTGAAAGCGACAATTATTCTAAGGTTAGGGAAAATATTGATGTGGACAATTTTATCGATTATTATGCCGCTCAGATAATTACCGGTAACCGGGACTGGCCAGATAATAATATTGACTTTTGGCGTCTGAGAGTTCCCTATCGGACAAATGCGCCAAAAGGGCATGATGGCAGGTATCGTTGGATGGCTTATGATTTAGATTACGGGTATGGGCTCTACACTGAACCAAGCACGGATGTAATCTATTGGATGATGCATCATAAACCAGAGTGGTCCAGAAGAATGTTTGTAAACTTAATTGAAAATGAAAATTTCAGGACTGATTTCATAAACAGAAATGCTGATTTGCTTAACACTACTTTCAAACCGCACAGAGTAACCGGTATTATAGATAGTGTTTCTGGTTTAATTGAACCCGAGATAGAAGAGCATATCCGGCGCTGGAATCAACCACAGGATTTAAATTCATGGTTCAATGAGATTGAAACGATGCGTGAATTCGCACGCAGACGCTATCACTATGTTCGACAACACTTAATGCGGTTTTTTGGACTGTCTGAAACCTCACAGGTTACAGTCTCTACCGATTTAGATAAGGGAAAAGTACGAATCAATACATTGCTCATAGATGAGCAGACACCGGGTCTTGAAGGCGCTCCCTATCCATGGAACGGTGTTTATTTTAAAGATAATCCGATTCGTTTAGAGCCTGTAAACAAAGAAGGATTTGTATTTAGCCACTGGCTTATAAACGGGCAAAGAGAGCAGGCTCCGGTTTTGAGTATAAATCCAAAGGCCGACATATCGGTGGAGGCTGTATTTACAACGAAAGAGAAAATAGCCAGAGGAAATGAATCACTCATACATTTTTTTCATTTCAATTCTATAAACGATCAAATCGATTCTGTTGGGGAACTAACTACTGTACTATCAGATTACAGCATAAATACTAACGCGCTAATATCGTATGAGGGTAGTGGTGAAGGCTATATGGATCTGGTGGAGGGAACTAAAGAAAACATACAATTGGATATAGGTGCCGGGCATGCACTCAGGGTAAGAAATCCTTCCTATAACCGAGCCCTTGTTTTTTGTATCCCCACAGAGGGCTTTGAGCATATAAACTTCAGCTATGCAGTAACCCGAACTACAAATGGCCCTACACAACAGTCCCTTTATTATTCCACGGCAAAAGGGGCACCTGAATGGGTACCCTATAAATCAGGTATAGAGATAAATGAAGAATATGAAACCAAATATTTTGACTTTAGTTCGATAGCTTCAATAAATGATAATCCTCACTTCAAAGTAAAGCTGCTGTTTAATGATCAATCGATGGGTAGCTCGGGAAACAATCGTTTCGACAATGTAGCAGTTAAGGGACGGCGTAGAAGAGAAGAGTTACTACACTATTATAACTTTAACACTCTTTCAGAAAACCTTGATCCAAACGGAAGAGTTCGTGTGGTTTCTTCAGATTTCAGTCTGAATGGAGAATCATCAATTACCTATGCAGGTGAAGGTATTGGATATATGGATGAAGTTGAGGGTACATATGTTAATAGTCGAAGAAATGATAGTTCCGGAAGCGCCCTGCGGGTGAGAAATCCATCAGCTGGTCGATCACTGGTGTTTAATATGCCAACAACCGGATACGACGACATTCTTTTTAGTTATGCTGTACGAAGAACCACCAATGGTGCAACAAAGCAATCTCTTTACTACTCTACTCAAAAGGATACTTCTTCATGGATACTGTTTGAGTCTAATATCGAGATATCTGAAGAGTTTACCGTGAATAGTTTTGATTTTAGTTCAGTAGAAGGAGTTAGTGATAATCCTTATTTCCGGTTAAAGATTACCTTTGATGAACAATCTATGGGTTCATCAGGAAATAATCGATTTGACAATATCACACTTGAAGGGGTCTCGGTAAGTGAGCCTGTTTTGCCAGACGAACCAACTGGTCTTACATTGTATCAAAACTACCCCAACCCATTTTCCAATTCAACCACAATTCGATTTTTTCTGCCGGAGCCTTCAACTGCTCGTCTTATAATATATGATCTTAGAGGCAGAGTTGTTGCAAGATTACTAAACGAATCACTTGACGAGGGCACTCATGAGGTCGTTTGGAATAGTAGAAATAGTGCTTCAGGAGTTTACATATATCGACTTGTCTATAATGGTAAATCGGCTGTAAAAAAGATGATCCTGAGCAGATAGAAGTACCATATTGGGGCCGGTGATCCAAACAGATTTCATGGTTTATATTGCTTGTATAACCGCTTTTTCCTGTTTTGTAGTTATCTCTTTTTGCTCTGAGTGAGCTTATCACTTAAGCGGTAACAATTGTCCGTGTTTTTGATCCCGCTCTTATAAACAGGCAAAAAAAAGTACACCGGCAAGGTAAAACAAGATTTAGATCTTTTCTTTAATTATTTTTACTATCTCTGTTTAATAAGGGTACAACTACAAGGATTGGAACTATGAAAACTCCCGCACAATATCTAGCTTTAGCTTTGGATAACATCTCGGGTTTCGAAGAGCTTAGAGCTCTTATTGCTGAAACTTCAAAGCATGTAGGTGTTTATAAACTTGGCCTTGAACAGTTTACCAGGTTTGGACCAGGTGTTTTGGATTTGGTCAGAGAAGCTGATCGAAAAATATTTCTCGATCTGAAGTTCCATGATATACCAAATACGGTAGCTAAGGCTGTTGCATCGGCTTGTGATCTTAAAATTGATTATCTTACCATTCACACACAGGGTGGGATTGAGATGATGAGAGCAGCGATGGATGTTGCAAAACAAGCAGACCACAGGCCGAAAATTCTTGGGGTTACTCTTTTAACGAGTATTAATCAGAACGCACTCAATAATGATCTTGGTGTAGCTTCTACTACAGAAAAATATGTCCTTCATCTTGCCTCAAATGCAGTAAACTCCGGTCTGGATGGCCTGGTCTGCTCTGCAAATGACCTGGAGACCATTAAACCGGTTTTGAAAGAAGGATTTGAAGTTGTTACCCCCGGAATACGACCAACAGGTGCAGCAAAAGATGATCAGAAAAGAGTTGCTACCCCAGCCTGGGCTATAAAAAATGGTTC
This window encodes:
- a CDS encoding PAS domain-containing protein, with the protein product MLTFYALLSLFSALICVSVAVFIFFKNSSSTQNKVFSALCISFSYWAFLEFLVRQAETAERARMWLSLKSLWPFSLALLLHFVVVFTRSRLSKNRFFLFAFIYLPTIFLSVLSYNTYNTIPTKEFWGWSSNPERLGYNFLFYISATVATVCLILLLRFYKHCQDTCENKNTKLIFWAISFPVITGILSEFMFLGFSVKIPELVNISFAFIALVIGFAVNRRDLFNVSTGLAASTIVETMSEGILVVNSKLEIEVINPMLLQTLKRDRSDLINKHCGCVLDFLSDYSSVSEIPNKKCSDKKLHLLRNDGEKFPALLSWSTIYAKDGNIVGTVFIIRDITEIEIVRRSLLKAQEELEEKVEERTTELTESNKMLICEIEDKQRAERHLKAEQERLSVTLSSIHDGVIATNKEGKVMLLNDAAIKMTGVELENAWGQNLEDVYEVYDITNDQLKRHFPKPQKSKDEEPQPNCYQIYSKDGTKRLISEMCAPISDTSGHFNGNVIVFSDVTKRKKIEEELFRARKLESMSILASGIANEFSTIFSNIVTNLFLSKVGIDPSSETCRLITTAEKAAFKASGLIKQLQVFASNNTPLKEQGCIRDLIETSVGFYMNGLNSDYMLDFAEDLYEVEMDKGQIDQVLNNLIINADQAMAEGGTVRISAQNHDTAENPVLGLSEGHFVKISIKDSGKGIPGDTLTRVFDPYFTTRENGIGLGLTMAYATIRNHGGQINIESEPGKGSVFHIFLPAIKPQPQQEDIHNEDNDYQTKSA
- a CDS encoding polyprenol monophosphomannose synthase: MDLSKVLIIIPTYNERENIVLIIPEIKKILPQVHILVVDDSSPDGTAQCVEQMARGIDGVHLFVRPTKDGLGKAYISGFKWALEREYEFIFEMDADFSHSPEYLPAFLEAARENDLVLGSRYICGVNVVNWPMSRLLLSYFANRFARFITGIPVKDCTGGFKCFRRSLLQSLKLDSIASSGYSFQIELNYFAWKGGFRLKEIPIVFSDRQRGVSKMSTKIIREALVLIWRLRISSFFKKKAVNGRS
- a CDS encoding glycosyltransferase, which translates into the protein MVEANNSQVLLSVVIVNYKVPYCLREALNSVKEAKLYNKCEIIVIDNASEDNSKSIITSEFPEVQWIQLKSNIGFGKACNLGARRARGKYLLLLNPDTVISETTLTACVDFMNNNPDAGMLGPKILNPDGTMQASCRRSFPTPSAALFYFSGLSRFFPKSKRFGKYNLTYMDENKTAEVDAISGSFMFMPLSVFQEVGGFDERFFMYGEDIDLCWRIRKTGKAVWYNPQIQIIHLKGKSSSKRQLRSRIAFYEAMIIFSRKYKAHRGGFFPGWLIFLGIIIQASINIGSILIRTALAGLIDLLIINGTLWAGISLRFHLTNETTPYNDQLLIMLVTHVLISAVFLFMFIYNGVYSQRQYSRLNALLSGVLSSTVSIAAVLSVRVAAFTRIGYSLSLAAVTLLLLGWREMLPKLTHLRPFIFAPSKVLIVGNCPLVSKLIKEIEDQRAHSIKGIVRCPDENSPVAVEGYPVLGEISDLKNILTKNQIDILIVATEKPWYSNIIEAMSRLGKRAPEVRWVPQKFVEEKSKDLPETVPLHIVS